From the genome of Micromonospora lupini:
CCCAGCCCGGCGAGCAGCGCCGCCATCCCGGGGAGGCTCTCCGCCCGGGCCCGCAGCAGCACCCCGTCGCCGCTGGCGGTCAACTCGGCCGCGCTTGGCGGGATGCGCCGCCGGGCGGCGACCAGGTCGGTCTCCAGCAGCACCTCGACCTCGTGCCGGTAGGGAACGCCCGCCAGCGACCGGGTCAGCCACGCCACCGCGTCGAAGCCGTCCGGCACCGTGAACGTCGCCGTCCCGGGCGTCACGGCCCCGATCCGGTCCAGTCGGAACGTGCGCACCTCCCCGCGCCGGTGGTCGTGGCCCGTGACGTACCAGCGGCCGGCGTGGAAGACCAGCCCGTACGGGTCGAGCTCACGATGCGACAGCTCACCGCGCCAGGAGCGGTAGTCCAGGCTCACCCGCTGCCGACGTCGGGCGGCCGCGGCCAGGGCCAGCAGGGTGCCCGACGCCGGTCGCGCCTGGGGATCGGGCCGCCGCAGGGTGAAGCCGAGGTGCTCCTGCACGGCTGTCAGCCGGTCGGCGAGCGCCGCCGGCAGCACCCGGCGGATCTTCGCCAGCGCGGTCGCGGTGGCCGGCAGCTCGGTGGTCAGCCCGACCCGTTCGGCGACGACCAGGCCGAGCAGCACGGCCACCGCCTCGTCGTCGGTGAGCATCAGCGGCGGCAGCTTGAACCCGGGGTGCAGGCGGTAGCCGCCGTGACGGCCTCGGTCGGCGAGCACCGGGATGCCCAGCTCGACCAGGGTGGCCGCGTACCGGCGCACGGTCCGCTCGTCCACACCGAGCCGGCTGGCCAGCTCGCCGGCCGTCGCCCGGTGGCGGGCCTGGAGCAGTTCGAGCAGGGCCAGCACCCGACCGGCGGGATGCGACACGGGCCACTCCTTAAAACCGGGCGGATCCTGTCCGGATTCGATCGTACGGTCGGTCGGTAGCCGAGAGAAGGAGCGACAGATGGCGACGTTCGTACTGGTCCCGGGGTTCTGGTTGGGCGCCTGGGCGTGGCGGGAGGTGACCGGCCTGCTGCGCGCGCAGGGGCACGACGTCCACCCGATGACGCTTACCGGGGTGGCCG
Proteins encoded in this window:
- a CDS encoding helix-turn-helix transcriptional regulator; translated protein: MSHPAGRVLALLELLQARHRATAGELASRLGVDERTVRRYAATLVELGIPVLADRGRHGGYRLHPGFKLPPLMLTDDEAVAVLLGLVVAERVGLTTELPATATALAKIRRVLPAALADRLTAVQEHLGFTLRRPDPQARPASGTLLALAAAARRRQRVSLDYRSWRGELSHRELDPYGLVFHAGRWYVTGHDHRRGEVRTFRLDRIGAVTPGTATFTVPDGFDAVAWLTRSLAGVPYRHEVEVLLETDLVAARRRIPPSAAELTASGDGVLLRARAESLPGMAALLAGLGCAFTVRHPEALRAAVAEHARLLAEWAARPAGGQTPSPRRPLD